Proteins from one Canis lupus familiaris isolate Mischka breed German Shepherd chromosome 26, alternate assembly UU_Cfam_GSD_1.0, whole genome shotgun sequence genomic window:
- the RNF34 gene encoding E3 ubiquitin-protein ligase RNF34 isoform X3 — MLLCLNISWLQSSEAGATSMWASCCGLLNEVMGTGAVRGQQSGFAGGTGPFRFAPNSDFSTYPSVPMEGPNIVCKACGLSFSVFRKKHVCCDCKKDFCSVCSVLQENLRRCSTCHLLQETAFQRPQLMRLKVKDLRQYLILRNIPIDTCREKEDLVDLVLCHHGLGSEDDLDTSSLNSSRSQSSGFFAHSFFSNHTAPSATVSSFQGDFMGGDQILGSGVLAQVQSEIASANTEEEDDEDDDEDDEDDDDEENLEERTPGLSEKRVRASLSDLSSLEDVEGMSVRQLKEILARNFVNYSGCCEKWELVEKVNRLYKENEENQKSYGERLQLQDEEDDRLCRICMDAVIDCVLLECGHMVTCTKCGKRMISVSTSWRHHLITNCLQLPRPKTPVCSMQPPGAASRERLRKQTPPAHSPVAVATPSDHGRYFIQLWSEAPTQ; from the exons ATGCTTTTATGTTTAAACATATCATGGCTCCAGAGTTCTgag GCGGGTGCCACATCTATGTGGGCTTCATGCTGTGGGCTGCTGAATGAAGTCATGGGAACTGGAGCTGTCAGGGGCCAGCAGTCAGGATTTGCAGGAGGTACCGGTCCATTCAGATTTGCACCAAATTCTGATTTTTCCACTTACCCATCAGTACCTATGGAAGGGCCTAATATAGTTTGCAAAGCCTGTGGACTTTCCTTTTCAGTCTTTAGAAAGAAG CATGTATGTTGCGACTGCAAGAAGGATTTTTGCTCCGTTTGTTCAGTCTTACAAGAAAATCTCCGTAGATGTTCCACATGTCACTTATTACAAGAGACGGCCTTTCAGCGCCCTCAGTTAATGCGACTAAAAGTCAAGGATCTCCGGCAATATCTCATTCTTCGAAATATCCCAATTGATACCTGTCGAGAGAAAGAAGACTTGGTAGATTTAGTACTCTGCCACCATGGGCTGGGCTCTGAGGATGACCTGGACACAAGCAGCCTGAATTCCTCACGATCCCAGAGTTCTGGCTTTTttgcacattcatttttttcaaaccaTACAGCCCCTTCTGCTACCGTGTCTTCATTTCAGGGAGACTTTATGGGTGGAGACCAGATCTTGGGATCTGGAGTTCTGGCACAG GTACAAAGTGAAATAGCTTCAGCAAACACAGAAGAGGaggatgatgaagatgatgacgaagatgatgaggatgatgacgATGAAGAAAACTTGGAGGAGCGG ACTCCTGGCCTCTCTGAGAAGCGAGTAAGAGCTTCACTATCTGACCTATCAAGCCTAGAAGATGTGGAAGGAATGAGCGTGCGCCAGCTGAAGGAAATCCTGGCTCGGAATTTTGTCAACTATTCTGGCTGTTGTGAAAAATGGGAGCTGGTAGAGAAAGTAAACCGGTTAtacaaagagaatgaagaaaaccaaaagtcat ATGGCGAGCGACTGCAGCTGCAGGATGAGGAAGATGATCGCTTGTGCCGTATCTGCATGGATGCCGTCATTGACTGTGTCCTGCTTGAGTGCGGGCACATGGTCACCTGCACCAAGTGTGGCAAGCGCATGA TTTCTGTGTCTACCAGCTGGAGACATCACCTCATAACCAACTGCCTCCAGCTGCCCCGGCCCAAGACTCCCGTGTGCAGCATGCAGCCTCCAGGAGCCGCCTCCAGGGAGAGGTTGAGGAAACAGAcaccccctgcccactcccctgTGGCAGTGGCAACACCAAGTGACCACGGAAGGTATTTCATACAGCTGTGGTCAGAGGCACCCACTCAG TGA
- the RNF34 gene encoding E3 ubiquitin-protein ligase RNF34 isoform X2, protein MLLCLNISWLQSSEAGATSMWASCCGLLNEVMGTGAVRGQQSGFAGGTGPFRFAPNSDFSTYPSVPMEGPNIVCKACGLSFSVFRKKHVCCDCKKDFCSVCSVLQENLRRCSTCHLLQETAFQRPQLMRLKVKDLRQYLILRNIPIDTCREKEDLVDLVLCHHGLGSEDDLDTSSLNSSRSQSSGFFAHSFFSNHTAPSATVSSFQGDFMGGDQILGSGVLAQVQSEIASANTEEEDDEDDDEDDEDDDDEENLEERTPGLSEKRVRASLSDLSSLEDVEGMSVRQLKEILARNFVNYSGCCEKWELVEKVNRLYKENEENQKSYGERLQLQDEEDDRLCRICMDAVIDCVLLECGHMVTCTKCGKRMISVSTSWRHHLITNCLQLPRPKTPVCSMQPPGAASRERLRKQTPPAHSPVAVATPSDHGRYFIQLWSEAPTQQ, encoded by the exons ATGCTTTTATGTTTAAACATATCATGGCTCCAGAGTTCTgag GCGGGTGCCACATCTATGTGGGCTTCATGCTGTGGGCTGCTGAATGAAGTCATGGGAACTGGAGCTGTCAGGGGCCAGCAGTCAGGATTTGCAGGAGGTACCGGTCCATTCAGATTTGCACCAAATTCTGATTTTTCCACTTACCCATCAGTACCTATGGAAGGGCCTAATATAGTTTGCAAAGCCTGTGGACTTTCCTTTTCAGTCTTTAGAAAGAAG CATGTATGTTGCGACTGCAAGAAGGATTTTTGCTCCGTTTGTTCAGTCTTACAAGAAAATCTCCGTAGATGTTCCACATGTCACTTATTACAAGAGACGGCCTTTCAGCGCCCTCAGTTAATGCGACTAAAAGTCAAGGATCTCCGGCAATATCTCATTCTTCGAAATATCCCAATTGATACCTGTCGAGAGAAAGAAGACTTGGTAGATTTAGTACTCTGCCACCATGGGCTGGGCTCTGAGGATGACCTGGACACAAGCAGCCTGAATTCCTCACGATCCCAGAGTTCTGGCTTTTttgcacattcatttttttcaaaccaTACAGCCCCTTCTGCTACCGTGTCTTCATTTCAGGGAGACTTTATGGGTGGAGACCAGATCTTGGGATCTGGAGTTCTGGCACAG GTACAAAGTGAAATAGCTTCAGCAAACACAGAAGAGGaggatgatgaagatgatgacgaagatgatgaggatgatgacgATGAAGAAAACTTGGAGGAGCGG ACTCCTGGCCTCTCTGAGAAGCGAGTAAGAGCTTCACTATCTGACCTATCAAGCCTAGAAGATGTGGAAGGAATGAGCGTGCGCCAGCTGAAGGAAATCCTGGCTCGGAATTTTGTCAACTATTCTGGCTGTTGTGAAAAATGGGAGCTGGTAGAGAAAGTAAACCGGTTAtacaaagagaatgaagaaaaccaaaagtcat ATGGCGAGCGACTGCAGCTGCAGGATGAGGAAGATGATCGCTTGTGCCGTATCTGCATGGATGCCGTCATTGACTGTGTCCTGCTTGAGTGCGGGCACATGGTCACCTGCACCAAGTGTGGCAAGCGCATGA TTTCTGTGTCTACCAGCTGGAGACATCACCTCATAACCAACTGCCTCCAGCTGCCCCGGCCCAAGACTCCCGTGTGCAGCATGCAGCCTCCAGGAGCCGCCTCCAGGGAGAGGTTGAGGAAACAGAcaccccctgcccactcccctgTGGCAGTGGCAACACCAAGTGACCACGGAAGGTATTTCATACAGCTGTGGTCAGAGGCACCCACTCAG CAGTGA
- the RNF34 gene encoding E3 ubiquitin-protein ligase RNF34 isoform X4: MKAGATSMWASCCGLLNEVMGTGAVRGQQSGFAGGTGPFRFAPNSDFSTYPSVPMEGPNIVCKACGLSFSVFRKKHVCCDCKKDFCSVCSVLQENLRRCSTCHLLQETAFQRPQLMRLKVKDLRQYLILRNIPIDTCREKEDLVDLVLCHHGLGSEDDLDTSSLNSSRSQSSGFFAHSFFSNHTAPSATVSSFQGDFMGGDQILGSGVLAQVQSEIASANTEEEDDEDDDEDDEDDDDEENLEERTPGLSEKRVRASLSDLSSLEDVEGMSVRQLKEILARNFVNYSGCCEKWELVEKVNRLYKENEENQKSYGERLQLQDEEDDRLCRICMDAVIDCVLLECGHMVTCTKCGKRMISVSTSWRHHLITNCLQLPRPKTPVCSMQPPGAASRERLRKQTPPAHSPVAVATPSDHGRYFIQLWSEAPTQK, from the exons ATGAAG GCGGGTGCCACATCTATGTGGGCTTCATGCTGTGGGCTGCTGAATGAAGTCATGGGAACTGGAGCTGTCAGGGGCCAGCAGTCAGGATTTGCAGGAGGTACCGGTCCATTCAGATTTGCACCAAATTCTGATTTTTCCACTTACCCATCAGTACCTATGGAAGGGCCTAATATAGTTTGCAAAGCCTGTGGACTTTCCTTTTCAGTCTTTAGAAAGAAG CATGTATGTTGCGACTGCAAGAAGGATTTTTGCTCCGTTTGTTCAGTCTTACAAGAAAATCTCCGTAGATGTTCCACATGTCACTTATTACAAGAGACGGCCTTTCAGCGCCCTCAGTTAATGCGACTAAAAGTCAAGGATCTCCGGCAATATCTCATTCTTCGAAATATCCCAATTGATACCTGTCGAGAGAAAGAAGACTTGGTAGATTTAGTACTCTGCCACCATGGGCTGGGCTCTGAGGATGACCTGGACACAAGCAGCCTGAATTCCTCACGATCCCAGAGTTCTGGCTTTTttgcacattcatttttttcaaaccaTACAGCCCCTTCTGCTACCGTGTCTTCATTTCAGGGAGACTTTATGGGTGGAGACCAGATCTTGGGATCTGGAGTTCTGGCACAG GTACAAAGTGAAATAGCTTCAGCAAACACAGAAGAGGaggatgatgaagatgatgacgaagatgatgaggatgatgacgATGAAGAAAACTTGGAGGAGCGG ACTCCTGGCCTCTCTGAGAAGCGAGTAAGAGCTTCACTATCTGACCTATCAAGCCTAGAAGATGTGGAAGGAATGAGCGTGCGCCAGCTGAAGGAAATCCTGGCTCGGAATTTTGTCAACTATTCTGGCTGTTGTGAAAAATGGGAGCTGGTAGAGAAAGTAAACCGGTTAtacaaagagaatgaagaaaaccaaaagtcat ATGGCGAGCGACTGCAGCTGCAGGATGAGGAAGATGATCGCTTGTGCCGTATCTGCATGGATGCCGTCATTGACTGTGTCCTGCTTGAGTGCGGGCACATGGTCACCTGCACCAAGTGTGGCAAGCGCATGA TTTCTGTGTCTACCAGCTGGAGACATCACCTCATAACCAACTGCCTCCAGCTGCCCCGGCCCAAGACTCCCGTGTGCAGCATGCAGCCTCCAGGAGCCGCCTCCAGGGAGAGGTTGAGGAAACAGAcaccccctgcccactcccctgTGGCAGTGGCAACACCAAGTGACCACGGAAGGTATTTCATACAGCTGTGGTCAGAGGCACCCACTCAG aaatag
- the RNF34 gene encoding E3 ubiquitin-protein ligase RNF34 isoform X9 — protein sequence MKHVCCDCKKDFCSVCSVLQENLRRCSTCHLLQETAFQRPQLMRLKVKDLRQYLILRNIPIDTCREKEDLVDLVLCHHGLGSEDDLDTSSLNSSRSQSSGFFAHSFFSNHTAPSATVSSFQGDFMGGDQILGSGVLAQVQSEIASANTEEEDDEDDDEDDEDDDDEENLEERTPGLSEKRVRASLSDLSSLEDVEGMSVRQLKEILARNFVNYSGCCEKWELVEKVNRLYKENEENQKSYGERLQLQDEEDDRLCRICMDAVIDCVLLECGHMVTCTKCGKRMISVSTSWRHHLITNCLQLPRPKTPVCSMQPPGAASRERLRKQTPPAHSPVAVATPSDHGRYFIQLWSEAPTQK from the exons ATGAAG CATGTATGTTGCGACTGCAAGAAGGATTTTTGCTCCGTTTGTTCAGTCTTACAAGAAAATCTCCGTAGATGTTCCACATGTCACTTATTACAAGAGACGGCCTTTCAGCGCCCTCAGTTAATGCGACTAAAAGTCAAGGATCTCCGGCAATATCTCATTCTTCGAAATATCCCAATTGATACCTGTCGAGAGAAAGAAGACTTGGTAGATTTAGTACTCTGCCACCATGGGCTGGGCTCTGAGGATGACCTGGACACAAGCAGCCTGAATTCCTCACGATCCCAGAGTTCTGGCTTTTttgcacattcatttttttcaaaccaTACAGCCCCTTCTGCTACCGTGTCTTCATTTCAGGGAGACTTTATGGGTGGAGACCAGATCTTGGGATCTGGAGTTCTGGCACAG GTACAAAGTGAAATAGCTTCAGCAAACACAGAAGAGGaggatgatgaagatgatgacgaagatgatgaggatgatgacgATGAAGAAAACTTGGAGGAGCGG ACTCCTGGCCTCTCTGAGAAGCGAGTAAGAGCTTCACTATCTGACCTATCAAGCCTAGAAGATGTGGAAGGAATGAGCGTGCGCCAGCTGAAGGAAATCCTGGCTCGGAATTTTGTCAACTATTCTGGCTGTTGTGAAAAATGGGAGCTGGTAGAGAAAGTAAACCGGTTAtacaaagagaatgaagaaaaccaaaagtcat ATGGCGAGCGACTGCAGCTGCAGGATGAGGAAGATGATCGCTTGTGCCGTATCTGCATGGATGCCGTCATTGACTGTGTCCTGCTTGAGTGCGGGCACATGGTCACCTGCACCAAGTGTGGCAAGCGCATGA TTTCTGTGTCTACCAGCTGGAGACATCACCTCATAACCAACTGCCTCCAGCTGCCCCGGCCCAAGACTCCCGTGTGCAGCATGCAGCCTCCAGGAGCCGCCTCCAGGGAGAGGTTGAGGAAACAGAcaccccctgcccactcccctgTGGCAGTGGCAACACCAAGTGACCACGGAAGGTATTTCATACAGCTGTGGTCAGAGGCACCCACTCAG aaatag
- the RNF34 gene encoding E3 ubiquitin-protein ligase RNF34 isoform X8, whose amino-acid sequence MKSWELELSGASSQDLQEHVCCDCKKDFCSVCSVLQENLRRCSTCHLLQETAFQRPQLMRLKVKDLRQYLILRNIPIDTCREKEDLVDLVLCHHGLGSEDDLDTSSLNSSRSQSSGFFAHSFFSNHTAPSATVSSFQGDFMGGDQILGSGVLAQVQSEIASANTEEEDDEDDDEDDEDDDDEENLEERTPGLSEKRVRASLSDLSSLEDVEGMSVRQLKEILARNFVNYSGCCEKWELVEKVNRLYKENEENQKSYGERLQLQDEEDDRLCRICMDAVIDCVLLECGHMVTCTKCGKRMISVSTSWRHHLITNCLQLPRPKTPVCSMQPPGAASRERLRKQTPPAHSPVAVATPSDHGRYFIQLWSEAPTQK is encoded by the exons ATGAAGTCATGGGAACTGGAGCTGTCAGGGGCCAGCAGTCAGGATTTGCAGGAG CATGTATGTTGCGACTGCAAGAAGGATTTTTGCTCCGTTTGTTCAGTCTTACAAGAAAATCTCCGTAGATGTTCCACATGTCACTTATTACAAGAGACGGCCTTTCAGCGCCCTCAGTTAATGCGACTAAAAGTCAAGGATCTCCGGCAATATCTCATTCTTCGAAATATCCCAATTGATACCTGTCGAGAGAAAGAAGACTTGGTAGATTTAGTACTCTGCCACCATGGGCTGGGCTCTGAGGATGACCTGGACACAAGCAGCCTGAATTCCTCACGATCCCAGAGTTCTGGCTTTTttgcacattcatttttttcaaaccaTACAGCCCCTTCTGCTACCGTGTCTTCATTTCAGGGAGACTTTATGGGTGGAGACCAGATCTTGGGATCTGGAGTTCTGGCACAG GTACAAAGTGAAATAGCTTCAGCAAACACAGAAGAGGaggatgatgaagatgatgacgaagatgatgaggatgatgacgATGAAGAAAACTTGGAGGAGCGG ACTCCTGGCCTCTCTGAGAAGCGAGTAAGAGCTTCACTATCTGACCTATCAAGCCTAGAAGATGTGGAAGGAATGAGCGTGCGCCAGCTGAAGGAAATCCTGGCTCGGAATTTTGTCAACTATTCTGGCTGTTGTGAAAAATGGGAGCTGGTAGAGAAAGTAAACCGGTTAtacaaagagaatgaagaaaaccaaaagtcat ATGGCGAGCGACTGCAGCTGCAGGATGAGGAAGATGATCGCTTGTGCCGTATCTGCATGGATGCCGTCATTGACTGTGTCCTGCTTGAGTGCGGGCACATGGTCACCTGCACCAAGTGTGGCAAGCGCATGA TTTCTGTGTCTACCAGCTGGAGACATCACCTCATAACCAACTGCCTCCAGCTGCCCCGGCCCAAGACTCCCGTGTGCAGCATGCAGCCTCCAGGAGCCGCCTCCAGGGAGAGGTTGAGGAAACAGAcaccccctgcccactcccctgTGGCAGTGGCAACACCAAGTGACCACGGAAGGTATTTCATACAGCTGTGGTCAGAGGCACCCACTCAG aaatag
- the RNF34 gene encoding E3 ubiquitin-protein ligase RNF34 isoform X5 codes for MWASCCGLLNEVMGTGAVRGQQSGFAGGTGPFRFAPNSDFSTYPSVPMEGPNIVCKACGLSFSVFRKKHVCCDCKKDFCSVCSVLQENLRRCSTCHLLQETAFQRPQLMRLKVKDLRQYLILRNIPIDTCREKEDLVDLVLCHHGLGSEDDLDTSSLNSSRSQSSGFFAHSFFSNHTAPSATVSSFQGDFMGGDQILGSGVLAQVQSEIASANTEEEDDEDDDEDDEDDDDEENLEERTPGLSEKRVRASLSDLSSLEDVEGMSVRQLKEILARNFVNYSGCCEKWELVEKVNRLYKENEENQKSYGERLQLQDEEDDRLCRICMDAVIDCVLLECGHMVTCTKCGKRMISVSTSWRHHLITNCLQLPRPKTPVCSMQPPGAASRERLRKQTPPAHSPVAVATPSDHGRYFIQLWSEAPTQK; via the exons ATGTGGGCTTCATGCTGTGGGCTGCTGAATGAAGTCATGGGAACTGGAGCTGTCAGGGGCCAGCAGTCAGGATTTGCAGGAGGTACCGGTCCATTCAGATTTGCACCAAATTCTGATTTTTCCACTTACCCATCAGTACCTATGGAAGGGCCTAATATAGTTTGCAAAGCCTGTGGACTTTCCTTTTCAGTCTTTAGAAAGAAG CATGTATGTTGCGACTGCAAGAAGGATTTTTGCTCCGTTTGTTCAGTCTTACAAGAAAATCTCCGTAGATGTTCCACATGTCACTTATTACAAGAGACGGCCTTTCAGCGCCCTCAGTTAATGCGACTAAAAGTCAAGGATCTCCGGCAATATCTCATTCTTCGAAATATCCCAATTGATACCTGTCGAGAGAAAGAAGACTTGGTAGATTTAGTACTCTGCCACCATGGGCTGGGCTCTGAGGATGACCTGGACACAAGCAGCCTGAATTCCTCACGATCCCAGAGTTCTGGCTTTTttgcacattcatttttttcaaaccaTACAGCCCCTTCTGCTACCGTGTCTTCATTTCAGGGAGACTTTATGGGTGGAGACCAGATCTTGGGATCTGGAGTTCTGGCACAG GTACAAAGTGAAATAGCTTCAGCAAACACAGAAGAGGaggatgatgaagatgatgacgaagatgatgaggatgatgacgATGAAGAAAACTTGGAGGAGCGG ACTCCTGGCCTCTCTGAGAAGCGAGTAAGAGCTTCACTATCTGACCTATCAAGCCTAGAAGATGTGGAAGGAATGAGCGTGCGCCAGCTGAAGGAAATCCTGGCTCGGAATTTTGTCAACTATTCTGGCTGTTGTGAAAAATGGGAGCTGGTAGAGAAAGTAAACCGGTTAtacaaagagaatgaagaaaaccaaaagtcat ATGGCGAGCGACTGCAGCTGCAGGATGAGGAAGATGATCGCTTGTGCCGTATCTGCATGGATGCCGTCATTGACTGTGTCCTGCTTGAGTGCGGGCACATGGTCACCTGCACCAAGTGTGGCAAGCGCATGA TTTCTGTGTCTACCAGCTGGAGACATCACCTCATAACCAACTGCCTCCAGCTGCCCCGGCCCAAGACTCCCGTGTGCAGCATGCAGCCTCCAGGAGCCGCCTCCAGGGAGAGGTTGAGGAAACAGAcaccccctgcccactcccctgTGGCAGTGGCAACACCAAGTGACCACGGAAGGTATTTCATACAGCTGTGGTCAGAGGCACCCACTCAG aaatag
- the RNF34 gene encoding E3 ubiquitin-protein ligase RNF34 isoform X1: MLLCLNISWLQSSEAGATSMWASCCGLLNEVMGTGAVRGQQSGFAGGTGPFRFAPNSDFSTYPSVPMEGPNIVCKACGLSFSVFRKKHVCCDCKKDFCSVCSVLQENLRRCSTCHLLQETAFQRPQLMRLKVKDLRQYLILRNIPIDTCREKEDLVDLVLCHHGLGSEDDLDTSSLNSSRSQSSGFFAHSFFSNHTAPSATVSSFQGDFMGGDQILGSGVLAQVQSEIASANTEEEDDEDDDEDDEDDDDEENLEERTPGLSEKRVRASLSDLSSLEDVEGMSVRQLKEILARNFVNYSGCCEKWELVEKVNRLYKENEENQKSYGERLQLQDEEDDRLCRICMDAVIDCVLLECGHMVTCTKCGKRMISVSTSWRHHLITNCLQLPRPKTPVCSMQPPGAASRERLRKQTPPAHSPVAVATPSDHGRYFIQLWSEAPTQK, translated from the exons ATGCTTTTATGTTTAAACATATCATGGCTCCAGAGTTCTgag GCGGGTGCCACATCTATGTGGGCTTCATGCTGTGGGCTGCTGAATGAAGTCATGGGAACTGGAGCTGTCAGGGGCCAGCAGTCAGGATTTGCAGGAGGTACCGGTCCATTCAGATTTGCACCAAATTCTGATTTTTCCACTTACCCATCAGTACCTATGGAAGGGCCTAATATAGTTTGCAAAGCCTGTGGACTTTCCTTTTCAGTCTTTAGAAAGAAG CATGTATGTTGCGACTGCAAGAAGGATTTTTGCTCCGTTTGTTCAGTCTTACAAGAAAATCTCCGTAGATGTTCCACATGTCACTTATTACAAGAGACGGCCTTTCAGCGCCCTCAGTTAATGCGACTAAAAGTCAAGGATCTCCGGCAATATCTCATTCTTCGAAATATCCCAATTGATACCTGTCGAGAGAAAGAAGACTTGGTAGATTTAGTACTCTGCCACCATGGGCTGGGCTCTGAGGATGACCTGGACACAAGCAGCCTGAATTCCTCACGATCCCAGAGTTCTGGCTTTTttgcacattcatttttttcaaaccaTACAGCCCCTTCTGCTACCGTGTCTTCATTTCAGGGAGACTTTATGGGTGGAGACCAGATCTTGGGATCTGGAGTTCTGGCACAG GTACAAAGTGAAATAGCTTCAGCAAACACAGAAGAGGaggatgatgaagatgatgacgaagatgatgaggatgatgacgATGAAGAAAACTTGGAGGAGCGG ACTCCTGGCCTCTCTGAGAAGCGAGTAAGAGCTTCACTATCTGACCTATCAAGCCTAGAAGATGTGGAAGGAATGAGCGTGCGCCAGCTGAAGGAAATCCTGGCTCGGAATTTTGTCAACTATTCTGGCTGTTGTGAAAAATGGGAGCTGGTAGAGAAAGTAAACCGGTTAtacaaagagaatgaagaaaaccaaaagtcat ATGGCGAGCGACTGCAGCTGCAGGATGAGGAAGATGATCGCTTGTGCCGTATCTGCATGGATGCCGTCATTGACTGTGTCCTGCTTGAGTGCGGGCACATGGTCACCTGCACCAAGTGTGGCAAGCGCATGA TTTCTGTGTCTACCAGCTGGAGACATCACCTCATAACCAACTGCCTCCAGCTGCCCCGGCCCAAGACTCCCGTGTGCAGCATGCAGCCTCCAGGAGCCGCCTCCAGGGAGAGGTTGAGGAAACAGAcaccccctgcccactcccctgTGGCAGTGGCAACACCAAGTGACCACGGAAGGTATTTCATACAGCTGTGGTCAGAGGCACCCACTCAG aaatag
- the RNF34 gene encoding E3 ubiquitin-protein ligase RNF34 isoform X7, giving the protein MLLCLNISWLQSSEAGATSMWASCCGLLNEVMGTGAVRGQQSGFAGGTGPFRFAPNSDFSTYPSVPMEGPNIVCKACGLSFSVFRKKHVCCDCKKDFCSVCSVLQENLRRCSTCHLLQETAFQRPQLMRLKVKDLRQYLILRNIPIDTCREKEDLVDLVLCHHGLGSEDDLDTSSLNSSRSQSSGFFAHSFFSNHTAPSATVSSFQGDFMGGDQILGSGVLAQVQSEIASANTEEEDDEDDDEDDEDDDDEENLEERTPGLSEKRVRASLSDLSSLEDVEGMSVRQLKEILARNFVNYSGCCEKWELVEKVNRLYKENEENQKSYGERLQLQDEEDDRLCRICMDAVIDCVLLECGHMVTCTKCGKRMTNEKPDMGSCRMVPGT; this is encoded by the exons ATGCTTTTATGTTTAAACATATCATGGCTCCAGAGTTCTgag GCGGGTGCCACATCTATGTGGGCTTCATGCTGTGGGCTGCTGAATGAAGTCATGGGAACTGGAGCTGTCAGGGGCCAGCAGTCAGGATTTGCAGGAGGTACCGGTCCATTCAGATTTGCACCAAATTCTGATTTTTCCACTTACCCATCAGTACCTATGGAAGGGCCTAATATAGTTTGCAAAGCCTGTGGACTTTCCTTTTCAGTCTTTAGAAAGAAG CATGTATGTTGCGACTGCAAGAAGGATTTTTGCTCCGTTTGTTCAGTCTTACAAGAAAATCTCCGTAGATGTTCCACATGTCACTTATTACAAGAGACGGCCTTTCAGCGCCCTCAGTTAATGCGACTAAAAGTCAAGGATCTCCGGCAATATCTCATTCTTCGAAATATCCCAATTGATACCTGTCGAGAGAAAGAAGACTTGGTAGATTTAGTACTCTGCCACCATGGGCTGGGCTCTGAGGATGACCTGGACACAAGCAGCCTGAATTCCTCACGATCCCAGAGTTCTGGCTTTTttgcacattcatttttttcaaaccaTACAGCCCCTTCTGCTACCGTGTCTTCATTTCAGGGAGACTTTATGGGTGGAGACCAGATCTTGGGATCTGGAGTTCTGGCACAG GTACAAAGTGAAATAGCTTCAGCAAACACAGAAGAGGaggatgatgaagatgatgacgaagatgatgaggatgatgacgATGAAGAAAACTTGGAGGAGCGG ACTCCTGGCCTCTCTGAGAAGCGAGTAAGAGCTTCACTATCTGACCTATCAAGCCTAGAAGATGTGGAAGGAATGAGCGTGCGCCAGCTGAAGGAAATCCTGGCTCGGAATTTTGTCAACTATTCTGGCTGTTGTGAAAAATGGGAGCTGGTAGAGAAAGTAAACCGGTTAtacaaagagaatgaagaaaaccaaaagtcat ATGGCGAGCGACTGCAGCTGCAGGATGAGGAAGATGATCGCTTGTGCCGTATCTGCATGGATGCCGTCATTGACTGTGTCCTGCTTGAGTGCGGGCACATGGTCACCTGCACCAAGTGTGGCAAGCGCATGA CAAATGAGAAACCTGACATGGGCTCATGCAGAATGGTTCCTGGGACATGA